From Streptomyces sp. TLI_105, the proteins below share one genomic window:
- a CDS encoding acyl-CoA dehydrogenase family protein, whose protein sequence is MHLEYTPAQNSLRAELRAYFAELVPDDVHTRYADPAAQKRFYRETVRRLGSDGWLGVGWPTEYGGRGLTPMEQFIFFDEAAQAGVPLPLMALNTVGPTIMRYGTDEQKAYFLPRILSGEIDFAIGYSEPDAGTDLAALKTRAVREDDTYVVNGQKIWTTNGDTADWVWLAVRTDPDAPPHKGITMLLVPTSDPGYSCTIINTLASHDTTASYYDDVRVPVSRRVGEENKGWRLITNQLNHERVTLAAHGTMAIRALHDVRRWAADTPLSDGRRVIDLPWVRRTLARTHARLDAMKLLNWQMVNAVQHGTLTPQDASAVKVYGSEARRDAYAALMEVVGAPGALKEGSAGAVLHGELERGYRSAVIFTFGGGNNEIQREIISWIGLGMPRVRR, encoded by the coding sequence ATGCACCTCGAGTACACGCCCGCACAGAACAGCCTGCGCGCCGAGCTGCGGGCGTACTTCGCCGAGCTGGTCCCGGACGACGTCCACACCCGCTACGCGGACCCGGCGGCCCAGAAGCGCTTCTACCGCGAGACCGTGCGGCGCCTCGGCTCCGACGGCTGGCTCGGGGTGGGCTGGCCCACCGAGTACGGCGGGCGCGGCCTGACCCCCATGGAGCAGTTCATCTTCTTCGACGAGGCCGCGCAGGCCGGCGTACCGCTGCCGCTGATGGCGCTGAACACCGTCGGCCCGACGATCATGCGCTACGGCACGGACGAGCAGAAGGCGTACTTCCTGCCCCGCATCCTCTCCGGCGAGATCGACTTCGCCATCGGCTACAGCGAGCCCGACGCGGGCACCGACCTGGCCGCCCTGAAGACCCGCGCGGTGCGGGAGGACGACACGTACGTCGTCAACGGCCAGAAGATCTGGACGACGAACGGCGACACCGCCGACTGGGTCTGGCTCGCCGTCCGCACGGACCCCGACGCCCCGCCGCACAAGGGCATCACCATGCTCCTCGTGCCGACGAGCGACCCCGGATACTCCTGCACGATCATCAACACCCTCGCCTCGCACGACACCACCGCGAGCTACTACGACGACGTCCGCGTCCCGGTCTCCCGCCGCGTCGGCGAGGAGAACAAGGGCTGGCGGCTCATCACCAACCAGCTCAACCACGAGCGCGTCACCCTCGCCGCCCACGGAACCATGGCGATCCGCGCCCTCCACGACGTCCGGCGCTGGGCCGCCGACACCCCGCTCTCCGACGGCCGCCGCGTCATCGACCTGCCCTGGGTCCGCCGCACCCTGGCCCGCACCCACGCCCGCCTCGACGCGATGAAGCTCCTCAACTGGCAGATGGTGAACGCCGTCCAGCACGGCACCCTCACCCCCCAGGACGCCTCCGCCGTCAAGGTCTACGGCTCGGAGGCCCGCCGCGACGCCTACGCCGCCCTCATGGAGGTCGTCGGCGCCCCCGGTGCCCTCAAGGAGGGCTCGGCGGGCGCCGTCCTCCACGGCGAGCTCGAACGCGGCTACCGCTCCGCCGTCATCTTCACCTTCGGCGGCGGAAACAACGAGATCCAGCGCGAGATCATCTCCTGGATCGGCCTGGGCATGCCCCGCGTCCGCCGCTAG
- a CDS encoding DNRLRE domain-containing protein has protein sequence MISSDGPATNYDDNWRLSVGNTSTGSSRALIRFPVGSIPAGTKLDSADLKLYFDQTHTTGDTEVQLEAHRATQAWTESGATWNNANAITGELSGTAVVVDDGDTGRTAAVGAWPASGNTAYTQYAVNQDYLYNKDTVAGDTYTWQPSLPEDGTYQVETHYIPASDRATNVPYTVTYDGGTKAYTVNQQAGTAGVWKTLGSHPFKAGTLGKIVLGDGPASTTTSVIADAVRFTKGGVVTKQPGELNTWHSFPVTKTVQSWIDGTNVNNGFVIKAGDESANGPKGGPRYEGSEFGYGGETANYPRLVLTFGRQGVDLAAPTTIHDTGAELNWSAYQDKDPIGTGDDLVEYQVHRSVSQTFTPSAATLVAPVAPGTTSFTDTSATPTKADDADPFGRAYYYMVAVKTKDGQVVAAPTQLVRLPKAGRTTKVVAASQDTTLSSLQSTTAHDTLDDSGPKNWLSVGNNSATYGDTRALLKFPALGIPATARVLDANVRLWSTQTAQDTTGAVYELRPLTRDFDEAAATWVKADASTNWTTAGGDFGAVTADTGAMTNDPARHDWNVTSLAQSWVTTPASQKGVALKMADEAASQERTLFLSSEGTEPRLAPRMVVTYVDSTTESTYYAPQTPARMTPNSDYTVDFTLTNTTASTWNTADHVLSYKWTLPDGTDVTNGGNQVQTVLPSNVAPGGSVSLQAQVKTPINSDNGNKRTDYVLTWDVYNKTTGTWVSGTSGIPGLAQNVAVEDPTSNTLGLEKFYSYTGKNTGAGSTVMNNTAAGNSVWQYNAFSNPGRGITTFVRFAYNSLDTSDTVLGPGWSAQVSGPIRLGAPLEFHPKPNPTEIRLPDGDGTTHVFRWDAATSSWKAPAGVHFRLTAKAGLDCTPLKDPVPDAWTLTRPDGTRFLFGCDGFMTSMVDKNGNTQTFTYEERKSNNKPTKFLKYVTDPAGRQSLTVAYYTKADSSNPKIIDHVKSMTDISGRKITFEYSDKGLLTKLTDGAGSTQPKVFAFEYDATQGNKNVKLVKATDPRGNATQLAYYAPQTGDDPKYHWWTKTITDRLQGVTTFTYAQDTANPKFTAAKVTDAESHSTDYVTDDFGRPVQTTNAKSETTKMSWDADNNVTYMEEANGAKTAYCYDRKTGYPLWQRDAENNKNGVPAQSDCAPGVYPANAQQYAYQTRADGYAADLFTKTSPEGRKWQFGYDSFGNLKTVTDPKGVATATAGDYTTSYEYDAYGQMTKAIDANGNATTNSSFGPTGFPAVITDALGKSTTSTYDERGQVTELTDALGKKTTQTYDVFGRPLVKTVPKDQNAGVLITTPAPVYDANDNVTTSKAPNGAASTAVYDAADQVKEATAPANNNTVARKTTYTYDKVGNLTAKTEPKGNLSGAVAGSYTTTHTYDPLDRLVAVVNANQARLTYTYDNVGNVVKVVDPKKNATPDPDDFATKTEYDLNHRATVTTDAIGKTSRTTYDKDSLVLSTTDAENNTTLVTYDERGRQTEVKAPHTGASPVVYRTTRYEYDQVGNTTKVTTPRGTDTAAADDFATRTEYDALNRPVKQYQPYDPADPRYNKADVYTRTDYDAVGRVVRTSMPPSDKETVRNDTTVEYFDNGWTKKSTDPWDIVTSYDYNALGQQTNRTLTSAGGSSERSMSWSFYPDGKLRSKSDDGVPVGKSVVLVDNSDTQSTSSTGTWTTGNITGQQGYDHRTHAAGTGTDAFTWTLNIPKDGTYTAYVKYPRVTGAATTARYTLTHGTTTEPAVTKDQNAGTGTWVQVGSYALKQGESTALKLDQNSAGVVVADGVKLVRDVSGDPADTEKKTFSYAYDVNGNLTSVDDTSSGAKVDAYTLTFTGLNELQKVTESLAGQEKKSTSYTYDANGQVDTITHPDQYSKYTYDLRELVKTVSVGKSATDPAPKVTSYTYTDRGLRLRETKANDNTIDYTYFLDGALKSTTEKKGSGTLVASHTYAYDANGNKAQDVAKKMNADDHAAYLSSTTDFSYDPVDRLSKSVKTGTGAGTESYVYDDNANVVSQTVKDVVTTFEYDRNRLLTASAGGQTSKYTYDPFGRQESVTANGRVVERSVYDGFDHVVESQKMDAGGVMKSTTYTFDPLDRTSSKTADGKTTDFTYLGLSGEVLNEETAGKVEKSYQYSPWGERLSQVKHNADGTTEDGYYGYNSHTDVEALTDENGDTKSTYGYTAYGSDVEAEFTGIDKPDAGDPTKEAYNPYRFNAKRWDAHSGTYDMGFRDYDPGLNRFTTRDMYNGALSDMSLGSDPYTGNRYAFTGGNPTSRVEYDGHDWIDTLKGFISGGTKTAVRRVPVVTMWDVFSSVIGWTPARTEEDRKSEVGDRPDYKKGLVTTPDEQYEYDPYGDTTPANQSDCQTQKNTVIYYEPLDSQGRAQGVWACLNGADLNYKDDEGTLKYPDRDTKIVGSPAPWPLESPDDWAAAPKGWEPGSGMDRAHLLAREFGGSGVDRRNLVPLPSDANQTSMAGWERAIREQLAQGKTVFYRIEASYVGNSTNPTLTGYAQVIGGESLPWFHLSVDQ, from the coding sequence ATGATCTCCTCGGACGGTCCGGCGACGAACTACGACGACAACTGGCGTCTGTCGGTCGGCAACACCTCCACGGGTTCGTCGCGTGCGCTGATCCGCTTCCCGGTCGGCAGCATCCCGGCGGGCACGAAGCTCGATTCCGCCGATCTGAAGCTGTACTTCGACCAGACGCACACCACGGGTGACACCGAGGTCCAGCTGGAGGCGCACCGGGCGACCCAGGCGTGGACGGAGTCCGGGGCGACCTGGAACAACGCGAACGCGATCACCGGTGAGCTGTCCGGCACGGCGGTCGTCGTCGACGACGGCGACACCGGGCGTACGGCCGCCGTGGGGGCCTGGCCGGCCTCGGGGAACACGGCGTACACGCAGTACGCGGTCAACCAGGACTACCTGTACAACAAGGACACGGTCGCGGGGGACACCTACACCTGGCAGCCGAGTCTTCCCGAGGACGGCACGTACCAGGTCGAGACGCACTACATACCCGCGTCGGACCGGGCGACGAACGTGCCGTACACCGTCACCTACGACGGCGGCACGAAGGCCTACACCGTCAACCAGCAGGCCGGCACCGCCGGGGTGTGGAAGACCCTCGGCAGCCATCCGTTCAAGGCCGGCACCCTCGGCAAGATCGTCCTGGGGGACGGGCCGGCGTCGACGACCACGTCGGTGATCGCGGACGCGGTGCGGTTCACCAAGGGCGGTGTGGTCACCAAGCAGCCCGGTGAGCTGAACACCTGGCACTCCTTCCCCGTGACCAAGACGGTGCAGTCCTGGATCGACGGCACGAACGTCAACAACGGCTTCGTGATCAAGGCCGGTGACGAGTCCGCGAACGGCCCCAAGGGCGGTCCGCGCTACGAGGGCAGCGAGTTCGGGTACGGCGGCGAGACCGCCAACTACCCCCGCCTCGTCCTCACCTTCGGCCGTCAGGGCGTCGACCTCGCCGCCCCGACCACCATCCACGACACCGGCGCCGAGCTGAACTGGTCCGCCTACCAGGACAAGGACCCGATCGGCACCGGCGACGACCTGGTCGAGTACCAGGTCCACCGCTCGGTCAGCCAGACCTTCACCCCGTCCGCCGCCACCCTGGTGGCCCCGGTCGCGCCCGGCACGACGTCGTTCACCGACACCTCGGCGACACCGACGAAGGCCGACGACGCCGACCCCTTCGGCCGCGCCTACTACTACATGGTCGCGGTCAAGACGAAGGACGGGCAGGTCGTCGCCGCGCCCACCCAGCTGGTCCGGCTGCCGAAGGCGGGCCGGACGACGAAGGTGGTCGCCGCCTCGCAGGACACCACCCTGTCCTCGCTGCAGTCCACGACGGCGCACGACACCCTCGACGACAGCGGTCCGAAGAACTGGCTGTCGGTCGGCAACAACTCCGCCACCTACGGCGACACCCGCGCGCTGCTGAAGTTCCCGGCCCTCGGCATCCCCGCCACGGCCCGGGTCCTGGACGCGAACGTGCGCCTGTGGTCCACCCAGACCGCCCAGGACACCACCGGCGCGGTCTACGAACTCCGCCCGCTGACGCGTGACTTCGACGAGGCCGCCGCCACCTGGGTGAAGGCCGACGCGAGCACGAACTGGACGACGGCGGGCGGCGACTTCGGCGCCGTGACGGCCGACACCGGGGCGATGACGAACGACCCGGCGCGCCACGACTGGAACGTCACCTCGCTGGCGCAGTCCTGGGTGACCACCCCGGCCTCCCAGAAGGGCGTGGCCCTCAAGATGGCCGACGAGGCCGCCTCGCAGGAGCGCACCCTGTTCCTGTCGTCCGAGGGCACCGAGCCGCGGCTCGCGCCCCGGATGGTGGTCACGTACGTCGACTCCACCACGGAGTCGACGTACTACGCGCCGCAGACCCCGGCCCGGATGACGCCGAACAGCGACTACACGGTCGACTTCACCCTCACCAACACCACCGCCTCGACCTGGAACACGGCCGATCACGTCCTGAGCTACAAGTGGACGCTGCCCGACGGCACCGACGTCACCAACGGCGGTAACCAGGTCCAGACCGTGCTGCCGTCCAACGTCGCCCCGGGCGGTTCGGTCAGTCTGCAGGCGCAGGTCAAGACGCCGATCAACTCGGACAACGGCAACAAGCGCACCGACTACGTCCTGACCTGGGACGTCTACAACAAGACGACCGGCACGTGGGTCTCCGGCACCTCCGGCATCCCGGGCCTGGCCCAGAACGTGGCGGTGGAGGACCCGACCTCCAACACCCTCGGCCTGGAGAAGTTCTACTCCTACACCGGCAAGAACACCGGCGCCGGCTCGACCGTCATGAACAACACGGCGGCGGGCAACAGCGTGTGGCAGTACAACGCGTTCTCCAACCCGGGCCGTGGCATCACGACCTTCGTCCGCTTCGCGTACAACAGCCTGGACACCTCCGACACGGTCCTCGGCCCCGGTTGGTCCGCCCAGGTCTCCGGTCCGATCCGGCTGGGGGCTCCCCTGGAGTTCCACCCCAAGCCGAACCCGACCGAGATCCGCCTCCCGGACGGTGACGGCACCACGCACGTCTTCCGCTGGGACGCGGCCACGAGCTCCTGGAAGGCGCCGGCGGGTGTCCACTTCAGGCTGACGGCCAAGGCCGGTCTGGACTGCACGCCGCTGAAGGACCCGGTCCCGGACGCCTGGACGCTGACGCGTCCGGACGGGACCCGGTTCCTGTTCGGCTGCGACGGCTTCATGACGTCGATGGTCGACAAGAACGGCAACACGCAGACCTTCACCTACGAAGAGCGCAAGTCGAACAACAAGCCGACCAAGTTCCTGAAGTACGTCACCGACCCGGCCGGCCGGCAGTCGCTGACGGTCGCCTACTACACGAAGGCCGACAGCAGCAACCCGAAGATCATCGACCACGTCAAGTCGATGACCGACATCTCCGGCCGCAAGATCACCTTCGAGTACTCCGACAAGGGTCTGCTGACGAAGCTGACGGACGGCGCGGGCTCCACCCAGCCGAAGGTCTTCGCCTTCGAATACGACGCCACCCAGGGCAACAAGAACGTCAAGCTCGTCAAGGCCACCGACCCCCGCGGCAACGCCACGCAGCTGGCGTACTACGCGCCGCAGACCGGTGACGACCCGAAGTACCACTGGTGGACCAAGACGATCACCGACCGTCTCCAGGGCGTCACCACCTTCACGTACGCGCAGGACACGGCCAACCCGAAGTTCACCGCCGCCAAGGTCACCGACGCGGAGAGCCACAGCACCGACTACGTGACGGACGACTTCGGCCGCCCCGTCCAGACGACGAACGCCAAGTCCGAGACCACCAAGATGAGCTGGGACGCGGACAACAACGTCACGTACATGGAGGAGGCGAACGGCGCCAAGACGGCCTACTGCTACGACCGGAAGACGGGCTATCCGCTCTGGCAGCGCGACGCCGAGAACAACAAGAACGGCGTCCCGGCGCAGAGCGACTGCGCCCCCGGCGTCTACCCGGCCAACGCGCAGCAGTACGCGTACCAGACGCGCGCCGACGGCTACGCGGCGGACCTGTTCACCAAGACCTCTCCCGAGGGCCGCAAGTGGCAGTTCGGCTACGACTCCTTCGGCAACCTGAAGACGGTCACCGACCCCAAGGGCGTCGCCACCGCGACGGCCGGTGACTACACCACCTCGTACGAGTACGACGCGTACGGTCAGATGACCAAGGCGATCGACGCCAACGGCAACGCGACCACGAACAGCTCCTTCGGCCCGACCGGTTTCCCGGCCGTCATCACGGACGCGCTGGGGAAGTCCACCACGTCCACCTACGACGAGCGTGGGCAGGTCACCGAACTCACCGACGCGCTGGGCAAGAAGACCACGCAGACCTATGACGTCTTCGGTCGTCCGCTGGTCAAGACGGTGCCCAAGGACCAGAACGCCGGCGTCCTGATCACCACGCCCGCCCCGGTGTACGACGCCAACGACAACGTCACGACGTCGAAGGCTCCGAACGGTGCCGCCTCCACCGCCGTGTACGACGCGGCGGACCAGGTCAAGGAGGCCACCGCCCCGGCGAACAACAACACCGTGGCCCGGAAGACCACGTACACGTACGACAAGGTCGGCAACCTGACGGCCAAGACCGAGCCGAAGGGCAACCTCTCCGGCGCGGTGGCGGGTTCCTACACGACGACCCACACGTACGACCCGCTCGACCGGCTCGTCGCCGTCGTGAACGCGAACCAGGCCAGGCTGACGTACACGTACGACAACGTCGGCAACGTCGTCAAGGTGGTCGACCCGAAGAAGAACGCCACCCCGGACCCGGACGACTTCGCGACCAAGACCGAGTACGACCTGAACCACCGGGCCACGGTCACCACGGACGCCATCGGGAAGACCAGCAGGACGACGTATGACAAGGACTCCCTGGTCCTCTCCACGACGGACGCGGAGAACAACACCACGCTCGTCACCTACGACGAGCGCGGCAGGCAGACCGAGGTCAAGGCGCCGCACACGGGTGCCTCGCCGGTCGTCTACCGGACGACGCGGTACGAGTACGACCAGGTCGGCAACACCACGAAGGTGACGACGCCGCGCGGTACGGACACGGCCGCCGCCGACGACTTCGCCACGCGTACCGAGTACGACGCGCTGAACCGTCCGGTCAAGCAGTACCAGCCCTACGACCCGGCGGACCCGCGCTACAACAAGGCGGACGTCTACACCCGCACCGACTACGACGCGGTGGGCCGCGTCGTCAGGACGTCGATGCCGCCGTCCGACAAGGAGACGGTCCGCAACGACACCACGGTCGAGTACTTCGACAACGGCTGGACGAAGAAGTCCACCGACCCCTGGGACATCGTCACCAGCTACGACTACAACGCCCTGGGGCAGCAGACCAACCGCACCCTGACCTCGGCCGGCGGCTCCTCGGAGCGCAGCATGAGCTGGTCGTTCTACCCGGACGGCAAGCTGCGGTCGAAGTCCGACGACGGCGTTCCGGTGGGCAAGTCGGTGGTCCTGGTGGACAACTCCGACACCCAGAGCACGTCCTCCACCGGCACCTGGACGACCGGGAACATCACCGGGCAGCAGGGGTACGACCACCGCACCCACGCGGCGGGCACCGGCACGGACGCGTTCACCTGGACGCTGAACATCCCCAAGGACGGCACGTACACCGCGTACGTGAAGTACCCGCGGGTGACCGGGGCGGCCACGACCGCCAGGTACACGCTCACCCACGGCACGACCACGGAACCGGCGGTCACCAAGGACCAGAACGCCGGCACCGGCACCTGGGTCCAGGTGGGTTCGTACGCCCTCAAGCAGGGTGAGAGCACGGCGCTGAAGCTGGATCAGAACAGCGCCGGGGTCGTCGTCGCGGACGGCGTCAAGCTGGTCAGGGACGTGTCCGGCGACCCGGCCGACACGGAGAAGAAGACCTTCTCCTACGCCTACGACGTCAACGGCAACCTGACGTCGGTCGACGACACCTCGTCGGGCGCGAAGGTCGACGCGTACACGCTCACGTTCACGGGCCTCAACGAGCTCCAGAAGGTGACCGAGTCGCTGGCCGGCCAGGAGAAGAAGTCGACGTCGTACACGTACGACGCCAACGGTCAGGTGGACACGATCACCCACCCCGACCAGTACTCCAAGTACACCTACGACCTGCGCGAGCTGGTCAAGACGGTGTCGGTCGGCAAGTCCGCGACCGATCCCGCGCCGAAGGTGACCTCGTACACCTACACCGACCGCGGTCTGCGGCTGCGCGAGACCAAGGCGAACGACAACACCATCGACTACACGTACTTCCTGGACGGTGCGCTGAAGTCGACCACGGAGAAGAAGGGCTCCGGCACCCTCGTCGCCTCGCACACCTACGCCTACGACGCCAACGGCAACAAGGCGCAGGACGTGGCGAAGAAGATGAACGCCGACGACCACGCGGCGTACCTCTCCTCGACCACCGACTTCAGTTACGACCCGGTCGACCGGCTGTCGAAGTCGGTCAAGACCGGTACGGGAGCCGGTACCGAGAGCTATGTCTACGACGACAACGCCAACGTCGTCAGCCAGACGGTCAAGGACGTCGTCACCACCTTCGAGTACGACCGCAACCGGCTGCTGACCGCCTCTGCGGGCGGACAGACCTCGAAGTACACCTACGACCCCTTCGGGCGGCAGGAATCCGTCACCGCGAACGGCAGGGTCGTGGAGCGGAGCGTGTACGACGGCTTCGACCACGTCGTGGAGTCCCAGAAGATGGACGCCGGCGGCGTGATGAAGTCGACGACGTACACCTTCGACCCGCTCGACCGCACCTCCTCGAAGACCGCTGACGGCAAGACCACCGACTTCACGTATCTCGGCCTGAGCGGCGAGGTGCTGAACGAGGAGACCGCCGGCAAGGTCGAGAAGAGCTACCAGTACAGCCCGTGGGGCGAGCGTCTTTCCCAGGTCAAGCACAACGCGGACGGTACGACCGAGGACGGCTACTACGGCTACAACAGCCACACCGACGTCGAGGCGCTGACCGACGAGAACGGCGACACCAAGTCCACCTACGGCTACACCGCCTACGGCTCGGACGTCGAGGCGGAGTTCACCGGCATCGACAAGCCCGACGCCGGCGATCCCACCAAGGAGGCGTACAACCCGTACCGTTTCAACGCCAAGCGCTGGGACGCCCATTCGGGCACGTACGACATGGGCTTCCGTGACTACGACCCGGGTCTGAACCGCTTCACCACCCGGGACATGTACAACGGCGCCCTGTCCGACATGAGCCTCGGCAGCGACCCGTACACGGGCAACCGCTACGCGTTCACCGGCGGCAACCCCACCAGTCGGGTCGAGTACGACGGCCACGACTGGATCGACACGCTCAAGGGATTCATCAGCGGCGGAACGAAGACCGCCGTGCGGCGGGTGCCCGTCGTCACGATGTGGGACGTCTTCAGCAGCGTGATCGGGTGGACCCCGGCGCGCACCGAGGAGGACCGCAAGTCGGAGGTCGGGGACCGGCCGGACTACAAGAAGGGCCTGGTCACCACCCCCGACGAGCAGTACGAGTACGACCCGTACGGGGACACGACCCCGGCGAACCAGAGCGACTGCCAGACCCAGAAGAACACGGTCATCTACTACGAGCCGCTCGACTCGCAGGGGCGCGCACAGGGTGTGTGGGCCTGCCTGAACGGCGCCGACCTCAACTACAAGGACGACGAGGGGACGCTGAAGTACCCGGACCGGGACACGAAGATCGTCGGTTCTCCGGCGCCCTGGCCGCTGGAGTCGCCCGACGACTGGGCCGCCGCTCCGAAGGGCTGGGAGCCCGGTTCCGGAATGGACCGGGCGCACCTCCTGGCGCGGGAGTTCGGTGGCAGCGGCGTCGACCGCCGGAACCTGGTGCCGTTGCCCAGCGATGCGAACCAGACCTCCATGGCGGGCTGGGAAAGGGCCATCAGGGAGCAGCTGGCTCAGGGCAAGACGGTCTTCTACCGGATCGAGGCGTCCTATGTGGGGAACAGCACCAACCCGACCCTCACCGGGTATGCCCAGGTGATCGGCGGGGAGAGCCTTCCGTGGTTCCATCTCAGCGTGGATCAGTAG
- a CDS encoding YciI family protein, producing the protein MEYLCYHRDRSASMPLRQALVEAHWAYMDGFAEQLIARGPTFDPAGEKCTGSVHIVDLPDAATARAFAFEEPNYQAGVYRDVLLRRWHNTLGRTMWEFPGGREGGNRYLVLGLGEGEPVDLTPPTAPTDRDDLIAYGPLLADDGTTWVGTAALVRAPDAETAAAVLRTPERYADIEVHDWSFGGRPTT; encoded by the coding sequence ATGGAATACCTCTGCTACCACCGCGACCGGTCCGCGTCCATGCCCCTGCGGCAGGCCCTCGTCGAAGCGCACTGGGCGTACATGGACGGCTTCGCGGAGCAGCTCATCGCGCGCGGGCCGACCTTCGACCCGGCGGGCGAGAAGTGCACCGGGAGCGTGCACATCGTCGACCTGCCCGACGCCGCCACGGCCCGGGCGTTCGCCTTCGAGGAGCCCAACTACCAGGCCGGGGTGTACCGGGACGTCCTGCTCCGGCGATGGCACAACACGCTGGGGCGGACGATGTGGGAGTTCCCCGGAGGCCGCGAGGGCGGCAACCGCTACCTGGTCCTGGGCCTCGGGGAGGGCGAGCCCGTCGACCTCACCCCTCCGACCGCTCCGACGGACCGGGACGACCTGATCGCCTACGGCCCCCTGCTGGCCGACGACGGCACCACCTGGGTGGGCACGGCGGCCCTGGTCCGCGCCCCGGACGCGGAGACGGCCGCGGCCGTCCTGCGGACCCCCGAGCGGTACGCCGACATCGAGGTCCACGACTGGTCCTTCGGCGGACGCCCGACGACCTGA
- a CDS encoding pyrimidine/purine nucleoside phosphorylase encodes MFTVNEYFDGSVKSIAFTQEEGPATIGVMAPGEYEFGTAAPEVMHVVSGALTVRLPGADAWETFAAGDRFEVPGDSRFRLTVAVETAYLCEYR; translated from the coding sequence ATGTTCACTGTCAACGAGTACTTCGACGGTTCGGTCAAGTCGATCGCGTTCACGCAGGAGGAGGGCCCGGCGACCATCGGCGTCATGGCCCCGGGCGAGTACGAGTTCGGCACCGCCGCTCCGGAGGTCATGCACGTGGTCAGCGGCGCTCTGACGGTCAGGCTGCCCGGCGCCGACGCGTGGGAGACCTTCGCCGCCGGGGACCGCTTCGAGGTCCCCGGGGACAGCAGGTTCCGGCTGACGGTCGCGGTGGAGACCGCCTACCTCTGCGAGTACCGCTGA
- a CDS encoding siderophore-interacting protein, whose amino-acid sequence MSQPQPLHHLRVTAVRPVTPRMRRVTLGAPSLDGFALAGPDQQVKLFFPRPGQAEPVLPAPEPDGDVMRWYGAYAALPEEERPWMRSYTLRAHDPAAGTVDVDFFLHEEGEDAGPATRWARSARPGDTLGMFGPSAAFAVPVDPGAGDWTLLYADACALPALATVVAALPPGHRALAYVQVPDAAEEQPLPTAGDLTVRHLRDGDSPVEAVRADDLPTGRPYAWLAGEASAVRGLRRHLVEERGVDRRSVHFTGYWRRRLTQDDAPTPEDLAEARERLSQA is encoded by the coding sequence ATGTCCCAGCCCCAGCCCCTGCACCACCTGCGGGTGACCGCCGTCCGTCCGGTGACCCCGCGCATGCGCCGCGTGACCCTCGGCGCCCCGAGCCTCGACGGCTTCGCCCTCGCGGGCCCCGACCAGCAGGTGAAGCTGTTCTTCCCCCGGCCGGGCCAGGCCGAGCCGGTGCTGCCGGCACCCGAGCCCGACGGCGACGTCATGCGCTGGTACGGGGCCTACGCGGCGCTTCCGGAGGAAGAACGCCCGTGGATGCGGAGCTACACCCTCCGGGCGCACGACCCGGCGGCCGGAACCGTCGACGTCGACTTCTTCCTCCACGAGGAGGGCGAGGACGCGGGCCCCGCGACACGCTGGGCGCGGTCCGCGCGGCCCGGGGACACGCTGGGCATGTTCGGGCCGTCGGCGGCGTTCGCGGTCCCCGTCGATCCGGGCGCGGGCGACTGGACGCTCCTGTACGCCGACGCCTGCGCGCTCCCCGCGCTCGCCACGGTCGTCGCCGCGCTGCCGCCGGGGCACCGGGCCCTCGCATACGTCCAGGTGCCCGACGCGGCCGAGGAGCAGCCGCTGCCCACGGCGGGCGACCTGACCGTGCGCCACCTGCGCGACGGCGACTCGCCGGTCGAGGCCGTGCGGGCGGACGACCTGCCGACCGGTCGGCCGTACGCCTGGCTGGCGGGCGAGGCCTCGGCGGTGCGCGGGCTGCGGCGGCACCTCGTCGAGGAGCGGGGTGTCGACCGGCGCTCGGTCCACTTCACCGGGTACTGGCGCCGCCGCCTCACCCAGGACGACGCGCCGACCCCGGAGGACCTGGCCGAGGCCCGCGAACGCCTGTCGCAGGCCTAG
- a CDS encoding GNAT family N-acetyltransferase: MARLPVFDAETCQNPRMEIRRVTQVEAVNAAGHLFDAAPEQKATERFLADERHHLLIAYVDDVPAGMVTGVEMTHPDKGTEMFLYELGVDAPFGGRGIGRALVSALADLSRERGCYGVWTVTDEDNAAARATYSRADGIPEAGQVVFTWTFDES; this comes from the coding sequence GTGGCGAGATTGCCGGTTTTCGATGCCGAAACCTGCCAGAATCCCCGAATGGAGATCCGTCGGGTCACTCAGGTCGAAGCCGTCAACGCCGCCGGGCACCTGTTCGACGCCGCCCCAGAGCAGAAGGCGACTGAAAGGTTCCTGGCGGATGAGCGCCACCACCTCCTGATCGCCTACGTGGACGATGTCCCGGCGGGGATGGTCACCGGCGTCGAGATGACGCACCCGGACAAGGGGACCGAGATGTTCCTGTACGAGCTGGGTGTGGACGCGCCGTTCGGCGGGCGGGGCATCGGCCGGGCTCTGGTGTCGGCGCTTGCGGACCTGTCGCGCGAGCGGGGCTGCTACGGCGTGTGGACGGTCACGGACGAGGACAACGCAGCGGCACGAGCGACGTACAGCCGAGCCGACGGCATCCCGGAGGCGGGACAGGTGGTGTTCACCTGGACGTTCGACGAGTCGTAG